The following DNA comes from Bradyrhizobium manausense.
CAGCGCCCCGGCGGTGGCTGCAATCTCCTGGCTCGCCGGTTGCCATGCCACCACCAGCGCCCGGTGCTCGATCGGTGCGATCTCGATCAGATAGGCGGTGGTCGGCCCGACCTCGCCGCCGAGCGCAAAGCCCTGCACCATGCGGGCCGCGATCACGATGATCGGCGCAGCGAGCCCGATCGAATTGTAGGACGGCGTGAACGTGATGGTCAGGATCGCCGCCCCCATCAGCGCGAAGCTCACCAGCATGGCGGGCCGCCGGCCGATCCGGTCGGAATAGATGCCGAGGACCACGCCGCCGATCGGCCGCGTCACGAAGCCGGCGCCGAACGTCGCCAGCGACAGCATCAGGCTGCCGTACTCGCTTCCGGTCGGAAAGAAGGTGTGGCCGATCTGGATCGCGAAGAAGCTGTAGGTGATGAAATCATAGAACTCGAGCATGTTGCCGACGGTGGCGGCCAGTGCTGCGCGTTTGACGTTGAATGGTGCGGCTTGCACGTTTCCCGACAACACTCTTGAGGTTCCCGATCCGATCACGTGCCCGATTTAACCGCGTCACCGCATTGCGTCGCAAGGGGCGACATCGCCATTCTCAAAACCGTGTTTCAACATTCAGACACGCCTTCGCGTTCTCGCGGCGCGTTTCGCCCGAGCTTTGCTTGATCTCTTTACCCTCTTGTCCAGGAGGGCGCAGGGAAGGCCGGGTGCCGGCTGGCACCCGCGGTCCGCTGCGCGAGATGTAGCGCAGTGAAAGACCGCACAGCAGCATACAGGTGAAGCCCAACACACGGCCTTCCCTGCGCGATGGGTTGACGGCTTATGCCGTGCTCTCCCGGGAGCCGAATTCCTTCTGGCCTCCCTCGCCTCGCGAATTGACGATGTGGTTGATCCGGTTGGACGCTCCACACCTCCGCGAAAGCTTGACCGTAGCGACGACGGCCGGGACCACACGGTTTTGCCGTACGCACGTTCGTTGGCGCCACAAGGGTTTTCCCGCGCTGTCGACGTTGCGGGAAAAATGTTGGCGAGACGAACTTCACAGCGCCGTTCGTCCGCACGCGGTCTCGGACTCACAGGGACTACCCGCCCTGCCCGCACCCCTCGTGCCGACGCTGCCGCGTCCACCGCAAGCCCGGCTCGCAATTCGTGACGACGTACGATCGCCCCTCGAGGATGAGCCGGGATGAGCGATACCTACGCCATTTCCGAATTTCGGTAAAGTGGAATATTTTTACGGAGACAGATTGACAGCCTTCGCGGTGTTTTGCCCGTCGGGCAGCCGTTACTCCGCGCCCGATCCGCCCTGCACGATTTTTTCGTTGAGCTTCTGGTCGACGGTCTCGACCGTGCGGTCGATCTCGACATTGGGCGCGCCGAGCTGATGCGAGATCAGCTTCACGAGAAGGTCGACGCGCTCGATGAAGGGCGCGCCGCTCGCGACCGCGCGCGCGGCCGACGAGGGCTTCAGCAGGCTTTCCGCGGCCTTGGCGTATTTCGCGAACGGCACCTGGTCCTCGGGATCGGCGCCGAGACGGCGGGCGATGGTGTCGACATGGTCATAGATCGTCTGCGAGCGTGCGAGATCGCCGTGCACGGCATCGCGGATCGACTGCGGCTCGTTCGGCGTGATGCAGCGATAGTTGCCGGTGAGCAGCATCGACCATTTCGCCAGCGGGACGAATAGCGAGTCGAATACCTTCAGCTTCACCGGCACGTCCTTGCCGTCGAGCGTCACAGCATCGATGTCGGCTTCGAGCTCGCGCAGCACCTTGTTGTGCTTCTCGTCGGCGAAGGCCGACGCCTTGAAGTTGGTGGGGAGGCCGACATGGAGCACGTTCGCCGCCTCCTCCGGCGGACGGAAGGCCTGCGGATCGGGCGAGCACAGCGTCACCAGTCCCGGCTCAAATCGCTCCCACACCTGCGCATTGGTGTAGGCTTCCTCGAGATCCATGTCGGCGAGTGTCGGGATGCGCTTGAGATAAGGCAGCGGTGGCATGTTCATGATCGAGAGGCACGGCAGCTTCGCCGCGGCGATCTTGACCATGAGCATGCGGACCGTGTGATTGGTATATTGCGGCTCCTGCATCGCCAGGCCGACCATGTCGTAGCGAGAGACGTCGACAGTCTGAGGCGTCACCGCGTCGAGCCTGCCCGGCAGGTTGCGCGAGAAGATGGCGCGATGCACCGCCTCGTCGCGCAGCTTGATGCGCACCTCGGTCCCGTCGCGGTTGATCAGCTCCGCGGTCTTGGCGCGGCAGACCAGGGTCACGTTATGCCCGGCCATCAGGAGCTTGGTGCCCAGCAGGGAGCCATAGGAAGCACCCAGAATCAGAACGTTGCGCGCCATGTTCGTCCCCTCGATATCTTGTGTGATTTTTGAGCCCCGGCCGTCATCCGCGCGGGTGCATTGCAACATCTAAGACAAACCGGTCGGAGATGGCAACTGGGATAATGCATACAAGGCCACCGGACATTCCGTCACACGGATAGCGGCCAGCGAACCGGTTCCTCGCAAAATTGCGGCTTAGCCGAAATACGCGGCGTCGTTGATCCCGACTTGATTCCAGCCCGCACTTCTACAGCTTTCAAATCCCGGCTGAAATTCCGCCGTGGGCAACGCAGTGTGTTCCCACGTGTTTCGCTCGACGCATCCCGATCCGATTGATAAGTCCCTTGCCGCGAATGACGGGGCTTGAGTCGGGGACATGACGGTTGCGATCGAGATGGGGCTGACCACGGCGGGCGCCGGGGCGGCCATGGACCTCGAGGAACTCCTGGCGACCCGTCTTCTGGTGCAGGGCAATTCCGGCTCCGGCAAGTCGCATCTGCTGAGGCGCCTGCTCGAGCAGAGCGCGCCCTGGGTGCAGCAGGCCATCATCGACCCCGAAGGCGATTTCGTCACCCTGGCAGAGCGATTCGGCCATCTGGTGATCGACGCCGAGGATCACACCGAGCGCGGCCTGCAGGTCGCGGGCGAACGCGCCCGCCTGCATCGTGTCTCCACCGTGCTCAATCTCGAAGGGCTGGACGCCGAGAATCAGATGCGGCGCGCGGCCGCCTTCCTCGGCGGCATGTTCGACGTCGAGCGCGACCATTGGTACCCGATGCTGGTGGTGGTCGACGAGGCGCAACTGTTCGCGCCGGCGGTCGCCGGCGAAGTCTCGGACGAGGCGCGAAAGCTGTCGCTCAGTGCCATGACCAATCTGATGTGCCGCGGCCGCAAGCGCGGCCTCGCCGGCATCATCGCGACGCAACGTCTGGCAAAGCTCGCCAAGAACGTCGCGGCCGAAGCCTCGAACTTCCTGATGGGCCGGACCTTCCTCGACATCGACATGGCCCGCGCCGCCGATCTGCTCGGCATGGAGCGGCGGCAGGCGGAAGCCTTTCGCGATCTCGAACGCGGACAATTCATGGCGCTGGGACCCGCGCTGTCGCGCCGTCCGTTGCGGCTCAACATCGGCCCGACCGCGACCTCCCCGCGCAATTCGACGCCGCGGCTGATGCCGCTGCCGGAGGCAGCGACGGAAGATATGCGCGCAGTGATTCTGGCTGCACCGCCGCCGGATGCCAGCCGGCCGCAGCGGCGGCCTGCACCTGATCTGCTCGAGCAACTCCGCGCGGCCAAGGCGGCAGCGCCCGAGATCAGCCCTGAAGTGGTCGAGGTTCCGGTCAGTGCCGAGGAGCTTGCCGAGCGGCGCGAGCGTGTCGACCGTACCTTGCGCGCCGTGCTGGCCGCGCCTGATGCCGGCTTCCGCGCCATCGGCGTGCTCTACCAGGAGTTCGTGGTCCGCTGCCGCATCGAAGGTCTCGGCGCGTCCGTGCCCGACCTCGGCGAATTCCGTCGCATGCTGACGCATGCGCGCGCAGGTCTCGGCACTGATATCGCCGAAGACGATGCCTGGCAGGAGGTGACGCTGCGCGCCTCGATCCTGCCCGACGACATGCAGGGCGTGTTCATGATGATCGCGCGCGCCGCGAAAGAAGGCTGGCCCTGTCCTGGCGATGCCGCGATCGCGCGCGCCTATGGCTCGCATTCGCTGCGCCGCGCCCAGCGTCTCCTCGGCTACATGGAGGAGCAGGGCCTGATCGTGGTCCAGGTCGACGGCGGCGGACGCAGGTTCGTGACGCTGGTGGAATTGGCTTGGGCGACCGCGCCGGGCGACCCCAATGGGGATGATCAGCCGGCGGAGCCGATGCAGAACGCGGCGTCGGCCTAGAACGCTCCTGCGACCGTCAGACGGAACGTCAGCGGCTCGACCGGGTGCAGCACGTAATCCATCACGCCGTTCTGGCAAACCGCGGTCGGCGCGACCCCGCCAGCGCAGAGATTGTAGAGCGTGTCGGTCTTGAGCAGCGAGCCATAGGCATAGGTGATCTGGTTCGCCTGCGCGTTGAAGAGATTGAGCACGTCGAGCTGGATGCGCCAGCCATTGTCGATGCGATAGCCAAAACGGCCGTTGAAAATGCTGGTTGCTGACGAACGAAATGCAT
Coding sequences within:
- a CDS encoding ketopantoate reductase family protein, with the protein product MARNVLILGASYGSLLGTKLLMAGHNVTLVCRAKTAELINRDGTEVRIKLRDEAVHRAIFSRNLPGRLDAVTPQTVDVSRYDMVGLAMQEPQYTNHTVRMLMVKIAAAKLPCLSIMNMPPLPYLKRIPTLADMDLEEAYTNAQVWERFEPGLVTLCSPDPQAFRPPEEAANVLHVGLPTNFKASAFADEKHNKVLRELEADIDAVTLDGKDVPVKLKVFDSLFVPLAKWSMLLTGNYRCITPNEPQSIRDAVHGDLARSQTIYDHVDTIARRLGADPEDQVPFAKYAKAAESLLKPSSAARAVASGAPFIERVDLLVKLISHQLGAPNVEIDRTVETVDQKLNEKIVQGGSGAE
- a CDS encoding ATP-binding protein, translated to MTVAIEMGLTTAGAGAAMDLEELLATRLLVQGNSGSGKSHLLRRLLEQSAPWVQQAIIDPEGDFVTLAERFGHLVIDAEDHTERGLQVAGERARLHRVSTVLNLEGLDAENQMRRAAAFLGGMFDVERDHWYPMLVVVDEAQLFAPAVAGEVSDEARKLSLSAMTNLMCRGRKRGLAGIIATQRLAKLAKNVAAEASNFLMGRTFLDIDMARAADLLGMERRQAEAFRDLERGQFMALGPALSRRPLRLNIGPTATSPRNSTPRLMPLPEAATEDMRAVILAAPPPDASRPQRRPAPDLLEQLRAAKAAAPEISPEVVEVPVSAEELAERRERVDRTLRAVLAAPDAGFRAIGVLYQEFVVRCRIEGLGASVPDLGEFRRMLTHARAGLGTDIAEDDAWQEVTLRASILPDDMQGVFMMIARAAKEGWPCPGDAAIARAYGSHSLRRAQRLLGYMEEQGLIVVQVDGGGRRFVTLVELAWATAPGDPNGDDQPAEPMQNAASA